A stretch of Henckelia pumila isolate YLH828 chromosome 4, ASM3356847v2, whole genome shotgun sequence DNA encodes these proteins:
- the LOC140861926 gene encoding pyrophosphate--fructose 6-phosphate 1-phosphotransferase subunit beta isoform X2, whose translation MAAAALLSNGDVKSPSTGRYATVYSEVQNTRLDHPLPLPSVLKGPFKVVDGPPSSAAGNPDEIAKLFPCLYGQPSANLVPGDLSLVQGLKIGVVLSGGQAPGGHNVISGIFDYLQDYCKGSTLYGFRGGPAGIMKCKYVILTPEFIYPYRNQARFDMICSGRDKIESPEQFKQAQETAVKLDLDGLVVIGGDDSNTNACLLAENFRSKNLKTRVIGCPKTIDGDLKCKEVPTSFGFDTACKIYAEMIGNVMVDARSTGKYYHFVRLMGRAASHITLECALQTHPNITLIGEEVAAQKQTLKHVTDYIADVVCKRAERSYNYGVILIPEGLIDFIPEVQHLIAELNEILAHDIVDEAGVWKEKLTPESLQLFNLLPPAIQDQLMLERDPHGNVQVAKIETEKMLIQMVETELESRKKAAGYKGHFKGQSHFFGYEGRCGLPSNFDSTYCYALGYAAGALLQSGKTGLISSVGNLAAPVGEWTVGGTALTSLMDVERRHGKFKPVIKKAMVELEGAPFKKFASLREEWALQNRYLSPGPIQFFGPASDKVNHTLLLELGAQV comes from the exons ATGGCAGCTGCCGCATTGCTTTCTAACGGCGATGTCAAATCTCCTTCCACGGGCCGGTACGCGACGGTGTACAGTGAAGTGCAGAATACGCGCCTCGATCATCCTCTTCCCCTCCCCTCTGTTCTCAAAGGCCCCTTCAAAGTTGTCGACGGTCCACCTAGCTCCGCCGCAGGAAATCCAG ATGAGATAGCAAAATTGTTCCCTTGCCTCTATGGACAACCATCAGCAAACTTGGTGCCTGGGGATTTGAGTTTGGTTCAGGGCTTGAAAATTGGAGTGGTTTTATCAGGTGGCCAAGCCCCAGGAGGACATAATGTTATTTCAGGGATATTTG ATTACTTGCAAGATTATTGCAAAGGAAGCACATTGTATGGATTCAGAGGTGGACCTGCAGGAATTATGAAGTGCAAATATGTAATCTTGACACCAGAGTTTATTTATCCATATAGAAATCAGGCAA gatttgatatgatttgcaGTGGAAGAGATAAAATTGAGAGTCCTGAACAG TTTAAACAGGCCCAGGAAACAGCTGTCAAGCTTGATTTAGATGGACTTGTTGTAATTGGTGGAGATGACTCAAACACAAATGCCTGCCTTCTTGCTGAAAATTTTAG gagcaaaaatttgaaaactAGGGTAATTGGATGTCCAAAAACCATCGATGGTGATCTGAAATGCAAGGAGGTTCCAACAAGTTTTGGGTTTGATACTGCATGCAag ATATACGCGGAAATGATTGGGAATGTTATGGTAGATGCTCGTTCAACGGGGAAGTACTACCATT TTGTTCGGCTGATGGGACGTGCTGCTTCTCACATTACTTTGGAGTGTGCTTTGCAAACACACCCAAATATCACTCTTATCGGTGAAGAG GTTGCTGCTCAAAAACAAACCCTTAAACATGTTACAGACTACATTGCTGATGTAGTATGCAAACGAGCCGAACGCAGTTATAACTATGGTGTTATACTTATACCAGAAGGACTTATAGATTTCATACCAGAG GTTCAGCATCTCATTGCAGAGCTGAATGAAATTTTGGCTCATGATATCGTAGATGAAGCTGGTGTTTGGAAAGAGAAACTCACTCCTGAGTCTCTTCAGCTATTTAATCTCCTGCCCCCAGCAATCCAGGATCAATTGATGCTTGAGAGAGATCCACATGGAAATGTCCAG GTAGCCAAAATAGAAACTGAAAAAATGCTTATTCAAATGGTCGAAACTGAGTTGGAATCAAGGAAGAAAGCAGCTGGATACAAGGGTCATTTTAAAGGGCAGTCTCACTTTTTCGG ATACGAAGGAAGATGTGGTTTGCCATCTAATTTTGATTCCACGTACTGCTATGCTTTGGGTTATGCGGCTGGAGCACTGCTTCAAAGTGGGAAAACGGGATTAATATCTTCA GTAGGAAACTTGGCAGCTCCAGTGGGTGAATGGACTGTTGGTGGAACAGCGCTGACTTCCCTAATGGATGTTGAAAGGAGACATG GTAAGTTTAAACCTGTGATAAAGAAAGCAATGGTTGAGCTAGAAG GTGCCCCGTTCAAGAAATTTGCATCCTTGCGAGAAGAGTGGGCTCTTCAGAACCGATATTTGAGTCCTG GTCCCATCCAATTTTTTGGCCCAGCATCTGATAAAGTCAATCACACCTTGCTGCTGGAACTTGGAGCTCAAGTATAA
- the LOC140861926 gene encoding pyrophosphate--fructose 6-phosphate 1-phosphotransferase subunit beta isoform X1, with product MAAAALLSNGDVKSPSTGRYATVYSEVQNTRLDHPLPLPSVLKGPFKVVDGPPSSAAGNPDEIAKLFPCLYGQPSANLVPGDLSLVQGLKIGVVLSGGQAPGGHNVISGIFDYLQDYCKGSTLYGFRGGPAGIMKCKYVILTPEFIYPYRNQGGFDMICSGRDKIESPEQFKQAQETAVKLDLDGLVVIGGDDSNTNACLLAENFRSKNLKTRVIGCPKTIDGDLKCKEVPTSFGFDTACKIYAEMIGNVMVDARSTGKYYHFVRLMGRAASHITLECALQTHPNITLIGEEVAAQKQTLKHVTDYIADVVCKRAERSYNYGVILIPEGLIDFIPEVQHLIAELNEILAHDIVDEAGVWKEKLTPESLQLFNLLPPAIQDQLMLERDPHGNVQVAKIETEKMLIQMVETELESRKKAAGYKGHFKGQSHFFGYEGRCGLPSNFDSTYCYALGYAAGALLQSGKTGLISSVGNLAAPVGEWTVGGTALTSLMDVERRHGKFKPVIKKAMVELEGAPFKKFASLREEWALQNRYLSPGPIQFFGPASDKVNHTLLLELGAQV from the exons ATGGCAGCTGCCGCATTGCTTTCTAACGGCGATGTCAAATCTCCTTCCACGGGCCGGTACGCGACGGTGTACAGTGAAGTGCAGAATACGCGCCTCGATCATCCTCTTCCCCTCCCCTCTGTTCTCAAAGGCCCCTTCAAAGTTGTCGACGGTCCACCTAGCTCCGCCGCAGGAAATCCAG ATGAGATAGCAAAATTGTTCCCTTGCCTCTATGGACAACCATCAGCAAACTTGGTGCCTGGGGATTTGAGTTTGGTTCAGGGCTTGAAAATTGGAGTGGTTTTATCAGGTGGCCAAGCCCCAGGAGGACATAATGTTATTTCAGGGATATTTG ATTACTTGCAAGATTATTGCAAAGGAAGCACATTGTATGGATTCAGAGGTGGACCTGCAGGAATTATGAAGTGCAAATATGTAATCTTGACACCAGAGTTTATTTATCCATATAGAAATCAG GgaggatttgatatgatttgcaGTGGAAGAGATAAAATTGAGAGTCCTGAACAG TTTAAACAGGCCCAGGAAACAGCTGTCAAGCTTGATTTAGATGGACTTGTTGTAATTGGTGGAGATGACTCAAACACAAATGCCTGCCTTCTTGCTGAAAATTTTAG gagcaaaaatttgaaaactAGGGTAATTGGATGTCCAAAAACCATCGATGGTGATCTGAAATGCAAGGAGGTTCCAACAAGTTTTGGGTTTGATACTGCATGCAag ATATACGCGGAAATGATTGGGAATGTTATGGTAGATGCTCGTTCAACGGGGAAGTACTACCATT TTGTTCGGCTGATGGGACGTGCTGCTTCTCACATTACTTTGGAGTGTGCTTTGCAAACACACCCAAATATCACTCTTATCGGTGAAGAG GTTGCTGCTCAAAAACAAACCCTTAAACATGTTACAGACTACATTGCTGATGTAGTATGCAAACGAGCCGAACGCAGTTATAACTATGGTGTTATACTTATACCAGAAGGACTTATAGATTTCATACCAGAG GTTCAGCATCTCATTGCAGAGCTGAATGAAATTTTGGCTCATGATATCGTAGATGAAGCTGGTGTTTGGAAAGAGAAACTCACTCCTGAGTCTCTTCAGCTATTTAATCTCCTGCCCCCAGCAATCCAGGATCAATTGATGCTTGAGAGAGATCCACATGGAAATGTCCAG GTAGCCAAAATAGAAACTGAAAAAATGCTTATTCAAATGGTCGAAACTGAGTTGGAATCAAGGAAGAAAGCAGCTGGATACAAGGGTCATTTTAAAGGGCAGTCTCACTTTTTCGG ATACGAAGGAAGATGTGGTTTGCCATCTAATTTTGATTCCACGTACTGCTATGCTTTGGGTTATGCGGCTGGAGCACTGCTTCAAAGTGGGAAAACGGGATTAATATCTTCA GTAGGAAACTTGGCAGCTCCAGTGGGTGAATGGACTGTTGGTGGAACAGCGCTGACTTCCCTAATGGATGTTGAAAGGAGACATG GTAAGTTTAAACCTGTGATAAAGAAAGCAATGGTTGAGCTAGAAG GTGCCCCGTTCAAGAAATTTGCATCCTTGCGAGAAGAGTGGGCTCTTCAGAACCGATATTTGAGTCCTG GTCCCATCCAATTTTTTGGCCCAGCATCTGATAAAGTCAATCACACCTTGCTGCTGGAACTTGGAGCTCAAGTATAA